One genomic segment of Calditrichota bacterium includes these proteins:
- a CDS encoding T9SS type A sorting domain-containing protein, with translation MTLSTNSGTGGTSGFIQGYLGQPIVGYFGTTSSGAVMHSGYVRVLQQFLLRPSATPQQPAEVPLNFGLEQNYPNPFNPSTVIPFSLDKAGAGELTIFNLLGQQVRSYDLSDLAPGLHHITWDGLAQNGATLPSGEYFARLSHSSRVQVRKLTLLK, from the coding sequence ATGACGCTCAGCACCAATAGCGGCACGGGCGGCACGTCAGGATTTATTCAGGGCTACCTCGGCCAGCCGATCGTCGGGTATTTCGGCACCACCAGCAGCGGCGCTGTCATGCACTCCGGCTATGTCCGTGTCTTGCAGCAATTCCTGCTCAGACCCTCGGCTACTCCCCAACAGCCTGCTGAAGTCCCCCTGAATTTCGGACTCGAGCAAAATTATCCCAATCCCTTCAATCCCAGCACGGTTATTCCCTTCTCGCTCGACAAAGCGGGCGCAGGCGAATTGACCATTTTCAATCTGCTCGGACAACAAGTTCGTTCCTATGACCTGAGCGATCTCGCTCCCGGTCTCCATCACATCACGTGGGACGGTCTCGCGCAAAACGGCGCCACGCTGCCCTCCGGTGAATATTTCGCGCGCTTGTCCCACTCGTCTCGCGTCCAAGTGCGCAAACTGACGCTTCTTAAGTAA